In the Anomalospiza imberbis isolate Cuckoo-Finch-1a 21T00152 chromosome 3, ASM3175350v1, whole genome shotgun sequence genome, AGAAAGTTTCTCCCTCTCTAAGACATGTTGCACTCAAAAGTTTCCTTGAACAATCAAGAGCTGTGACCACTCCTAAAACACAGAGGTCATTTTTGGCAAATGATAATGGCAAAGTACAGAAAATATAGAGAAGGGGTGAAATTGCATTCCTCGGAAACAGAAGCAGCTCATGAACATTAGAACTGGCATtcaaatggctttttttttttttttttttttttttttttttttttttgtgtactgCAGGTgattttttctgtctctccctAACCATAAAACAGTAGGAAGAGGTGAGACATGTCACATAGCACATAGCAAAGAATTAACATCTTGCAGAGAGCTTTTTAGTAAGACATATGTACACTTCCTCATTAGCAAACTCTGCAGGTCTGAGACTGAGTTATCAGCCATAAATAGACATGTATACATATTTTGGAAGGCAAACAGCTTCCATATTATCTTTTAAAGGTACCCACAAGTAATACAAAGTAGACATAGACACTTCATATAGAGTTATCTTTACATAGTGTCCTCATGGATACTATAGGTTCAGGAAGACATTGCTCATGGAGGTGATGCTATACCATATTCCAGAAAGTAAAAAGCAAGcccttttaaaatactgaaaggaGAGATTGACATGTCAAGCTCCAGTACAGAACTGGGCTGAGAGCAAACTGAAATGGCTAGATCTCTTTTCATCCCTTCCCTTGGGCTACTATGCTGAATAGtttacaaagcagaaaaagtcATTCATAGTCCTTTACAGTACAATTTCTAGTGCCGCATAGTAACTGAGGATTTACTGCACTCTCCTGTGAAATTTCAACTGCCATAACAAAGCTTTATGTTGCAGATGATCAACACTCAAATATTTAGGaataataataacagtaaaaaagacatttcacactcccctccccttcccacagggGACCAATCTGTCTTCTTACAACTAGGGGTTGATCCAGCCCCATGCAAACGTTTACAAGGTGTTTTTTTCAGCGTGGCAAgtattttgtaaaatgatttgcTTAAAGAAGGGGAAAATCCCACTTCCTGCAGCATATTGCAGGGACCAGCAAACATATCCCTTCGTTCCTTGGACCAAATATATAATGATAAGACTGTGCAGGTGCTCCAGAGCTGACTCAGCTGCCACATGGTCACATTGTGCCTGTGAAATGCAATCCATCATTACATTTGTAGCGCCTGCTTGATTAATATTCAGTATTTAATGTCAACACTGATAAATTAGGATTCAGAAGTGTTACACTGCAGGAACTGCAAACAGTGCTGCAGTGAAGATGGCCTGGGTTAGTTTTGTGAGATCTGTTATTTCAAGGGGAAATTCATAATTACCAAAATAGGTGTATGGTATTAACTACCAGCTGTGAGCTCTTGGGATAACAGTGATATGTCACATTTAAAGGAACTACGTGTTAGATTTCCAAATGGCTATGATTATTTCTTCTCCGGGATGAATAGTACCTTTATCCCGTTGCCATCCATTTTTGCAATAATGCTCTAATTGTGGTGTTACAGATATACAAGGTATATTGGATTTGGGAAGTACTTTGGCTTAGATAGTTTTAAACATTTACTTCCCAAGTGCATAGGTTTCATCTTAACTAACTtgctcaagaaaataaaaaattaccaTGGCATTTTCAATCTCTCCTGGTCTTGTAACCTTTTCTCATTTGAAATATTGTTTAATTCTCTTCCATGGACAATTTTTTCAAACAAATCTGCCTTTTTCCCTAGTGTTTACTTAATGGTAACTCTTTTTTTCACCTTAGCTTTAGTTCTACATATGACATATTAAGCAATTCCCATTAGAGCTACAGTTTGAGACTCAGGAACACTTAATGGCCAACAGACTCTTTCCTGGTGGAGAATGAGGATTCAAAGGAAACATTTGAGACTATTTcactttcattatttttgtttaaaaaagttTGCACCTTGAGGTGTCATGAATACCCCTTCTTGATCTTCCTTTGCTTTGTCAGACCTGGCCAGCACAAGCAGCTGAGATCTTTGCTCTATTTTCTCTGCATCTCTGTGCAAcgcttttttaaaaagagaatatACTATTATATTTTTCTAAGCCTTTCAGACTGCTGTAACATGATCAGGATTCTCCTGAATCTCTATGCATTCGATCTCTTCTCGTTCCTTCCTTTTGGCCCGTTTCTTTTTCTTGTGGTGCTTTTTGGAAGGTGGGAAAAAGGTTAGAAAGACGggcaaaataacaaaacagTGCAGAAGTGTGCAACTGCCGGCAAGCAGCAAGCATTTGAACAGTGTGAAGGTCAAGTTTGAAGGCACAAAGAGAAGGGGGACCAACCCGATAAGAAAGGAAGAAACGTTCTGCAAAATGGCTGTCCCATGCTCTTGGAGGGAGTTCTTTATACACTGAGTTCGGGTGTGCTCAGTAGCTAATACAAATGTATAAAGCAGGGGTGCACAGTGATCTATGGCAAAATTCAAAGTGTAGATAAGGCACAGTATAGAAATGCAATCCATGTCTACATTCCATAAGGTCATCAAGCCAAGGACACCCAGTTCTATTGAGGTGACACTGAGGATTAACCAGAAATTTCCCAGAGGGTGGATAACCAGAAAAAAGGTCAGTATTAACACCAGCAGGATGCCAAAACCAGAAATCAGGACAGGCATAGTTACTGATAAACCATAGTGGTCCATGAAAACAAAAGTCGGGTTGAACACAATGAACTTGATGCTCTGTATAAGAGAAAGTGGCCTCAGCTTCTCCAGCAGTTCCACCGCTTCCCTCTGTGTGTTTTCACTAGTCCTGGCCACAAGGTACAGACGAGAAGCAATTATGTTGTTCTCATCTCCAGCTTTGGAGAAAATGATGTCATTTTTGAAGTGCTGGAATTCtggcttttttaaaaaggagctCTGCAGGATGCTGATAAAGTCACTTTTGTTGGTTGCACTGATGTTACCCACTCGAAGGTATTGGTAATACTGTTCAATCCAGGACACGGTGTTGAACCCCTGGCTGAGTGTTTTTAGGTCTTCTTGCACAGTACCATTCCAGTACTCCAGAGGTTCGTAGATGTAGAAGCCTATCACAGGGCTGTAGTTGCTGAAATACTTTTGCTGTATGAGGGCATAGGAGACGCTTGGGGACTCACTGGCAAGAAGGTTGATGATGTTGGCTCCGTCATTAATCTGTAAGCACCCCATAAAGGAGAAAGACGCATAGATGAGATACAGTATCACCACAAATGGCTTGACGTAGATGTTGGTAATCCACTCATTGTAGTGCTCTCGGAGGAAATGCTGGATAAAGTGGTGCTGGTACGGGTTGGTCTCGTGGTGGGAACTGTGCTGATGGCCATCGTTCATCATGGTCTGGAACCACACAGGCTTCCGGTCCAGATATTCTGCCGAGGGGATTTTACAGCAGAAGATGCTGTGGTACCGGTTCTGCTCCAGCTGGCCAGCAAAGACCAGGCAGGAGccaaagaaagagaagatgTAGAAGTAGTTCAACAGGATGGAGACACACATGTTCTGGCAGAAGACTTTTACAGCTTCGATGTTGGTGAAGGGGCTTGCCCCCATGCCGAAGGCTATGAAATACAAGGAGCTTGTCATCGTGTAGGAGACCATGACATCTGAGTAGGCATCTGCTACTCGGTCCTTGAATGGCAGATTCTCCCTGGTCCGACGCCATCCTGAAAGGAGTTCAAACACTCCCTTGGTTCCGTGACctgcaatgagaaaaaaaagtttatatttATGCGTGTATATAGGGGGTCCAATCATCCCCCTGGTGTTTTATCCtccagcattaaaaaaaatttgtcaGATAAATTTTGTTATGTTCTTGTCACCAGTGAAACAAATGGAAAACTCTTAAATGCCTGTCTAAAGCTAAATACCATGTTCACCTGCAGGTGCTTAAATTAACAGCCCTGACATTCTAAGACTCTTCAtcctcagaaaaaaatgaagacacAAATTGATTTAATGGACATTGAATTACTTCCCAATGGACTGCAAATACAGGTGAATGTGAAGTTTGATTCAAGTCTGGGgttcattttaaaaattcctcttGTCATCCTATTACATCGTTCAAGGTTTAAGGGATTCAGCttgaaaaacttaaaaaatacaagtaacattttcttctgaagagTACAAATTAAAGAGATTATTTGAGAAATAAGTGGTTGTGACCAAGAATGGGATACCTTGTTTCTTTATACATGATAAAGGAAAATGATGCTGTAAGTACAAATAACCAGAGTAATTTGTATAATGATTCTCTGCATACTGAGTGAAATTGGAACTCTCAATGATAGCACACAAGTTTGCAGACAAAATTGACATGCTGGTAGTATTGATGGAGAGTAGTGTACTGGCTAAGCCATTGGTCCACATTAATTGTCTAGAAAACAAATGGGTTTATTTTCTGTGATTATATCTGTGTCTCTCTGCTATCCAGAGCTCCTCCTGGTGACAAGGAGTTCTCTTAGCTCATGTGAGAGGACATTCAGAAAAGTCAGATATGGTCAGTATTCCATGACCAGGTTTTGACTTTGCATTCCATTTCTAATGTTTTAGGGGTATGATATTTTAATAAACTAAAATTTAATACAGACTAACTTTACTTGTCACAGTCACAGTCTAGGAAGTCTACAGCTATTAAATTTTGTGACAGAATGGTAAAGCTGAAGCTGATCTTATGGAAAAGTTTAACAAATAAATTATGCAtcatatatttatattcataTAATGTATATGTTGAAAAGAatgtatacacacatacacattcttttttttttttgcctttagaGAATTTCAACTTGAGGGAAAATGCAAAAGCCAATATTCAAAAAACCCATCCAAAATGGTTTGGCTTTCAAATAACAATTACATTTGGCTttcaaataataattaaaacaattaaaacaatttaaaaataattataaccACAGATTTGAATTTTGATTAGAAACTGGAAAGTTCTAAACTTTGAATGTAGCCCTGAGAAAATTCTGGCCAATGTAAGGAGACACACTACTGAGCAAAAAAAGAAGTAGGACTACATTGCAGATGTTTCTGCCTCTGTTTGTGGACCTTCACTCTCTGTAGCAGAAGAATTGCATGAACCAAAGCAGGCACAAATGAAATTTTCTTGTTTCAAGCCCAGAAATATGACAACAGGAGATTTGCAAATAACCAAGTGTGTACCACGAAAGCTCTGTTGAGTTTGTCTTTAGATTTAAATTGTTTGGATTCATACAGCTGCTTATGTTGTCCAAAGCAGACTCCTGACAGCCATTCTAGACAGGGAAAATTACAGCATAAACTGTCAGGTTCTGTGAATGTTACCTGCTCATCTGCAGATCAGTGTCCCCAGTGAAAGATAAACATACAGTAGTACAGAAGTCTTGCAGTTAGCAAAAAGCCTGTgtggaaatgctgctctcttATGAACCAGCATCTCAGTTCAGGAGGGACCTTGAATTCCCTGGTAAGTTTAGGGTGAGTTGTTCAAATTCTCAAGGCATGGCTGCCTTTCTGACTGTCATTTTTGGGCCATCAAGCAGAAAGGATTTCTCCTTCAGCTGAATAAATCTGCAGAATCAAGTGACCTGAATGCAATTGTTATATGACTGTAGCAACAGTTTAAGTCTCCTGCAGGTTGTGGACCAGGCTGGCTGGTCACCACTTCAAGGTCCCATGTTCTGGAGTTGCTTATTTAATGGTACAGAAACCACAGAAGCATTTAGGTTGAAAGTGACTTttaaaatcatcaagtccaaccattaacccagtaCTGTcaagcccagcactaaaccatgGCCCTCAGTGCCCCATCTGCATCTTCTAAAAGccttcagggatggtgattccaccacttccctgggcactctgttccaatgcttgacaaccctttcagtgaaggaaaattttcctaatattcaacctaaacttcccctggaGCAACTCCAGGCCATTTCCCCTGCTCCTATTGCTTATCACctgagagaagaaagaaacctCCCACCTGTCTGTGCCCTCCagtcagggagttgtgcagagccagaatattctccctgagccttcttttttccaggatgagcccctttcccagctccctcagctcctcctcatcagacctgtgctccagacccttccacAACTGTACTGTCTTTCTCTGGATGCACTCCAACACTGGAATGAGTGAAGCAATGCTCTACCAGCTCTAtcagcaattaaaaataatatggACTTTTCTCTCCTTATTCCAAAATGTCACTTACCTGCCCCCCTGCAAATTTGTGTTCACAGTTGCATCTTTACCatgtttttattgttattaattTATAAGTGTTAACATATCAGATTCTCAGAGATGAGTACATGGATGCATGTAACCTTGGGGTAGCTACACAATAAATAATAGAGAGGGGTTTTATTGTCAAACACATGTGAAGAACTATGCAAGAGTATGCACTAATGAGTGTGCCAAACTTGTGATAATGTTCAAAATTACAACACTGCAATTAAACTCTAGGCTTTTTTTGCAAATAGAACAAATATtatcttaaggaaaaaaaaaagtattgatATTTGTAGCTTCTTTAAGTATCAAAATTGGCACTGATTTTCTTATGATTCTTATTGTACAAAAGTTAAATTTCCACTTATTCCCCTTTTACAAGTATCTTCAGTTCTAGCACACAAACACAGGTACTGGGGAATACAGAGCAGTAATTCCCTTGCTGACACAGGAGGAAATCTTTGCCTGACTGGTTTGCCCATGTCATTACTCGGATACCAAGCTTTCCAGACAGCCTCTGTTGCTCTCCCCAGACAAGCTGGCCTATTCCCTTCTCCCAACAAGGatacaaatccatttttcctgAACATTTTCTGACAGTTCTCAAGATTCAGACAACGTAGTCACTCTATAAAATTCTGTTCCTTCAGCTTCATTCCTAATGCCACAACAACTGAGACAGTGGACTGAAGTTCACGGAACAGTTCTAAGAAGGTTCAGAGGGTCTCTGGCTCTGGGTCAAAACTGCCAAATTTCTCTGGTGCTAACATGACATGAATGAAGTACAGCAATTTTTTATTTGCTGGACAGGCAATGGCCTGTTACTTCTTTAAAGGAAAGAAGACAAGAAATTTTTATTCCATTATTTGTGAGGGTAGGAGAGCAAGAAACGGAGGCCACAAAGAAGATGACAATAAATAATGCATTCTCTGCctgaaatttaaaaggaaaatattaattatgaACAGATATTTAAATATGTTGGAAGAGAATAGGGATAGAAACAAAAAGAGTGAAATGAGAGATTAAAGACCACTTGATTGAGTTAAATTCAATCAACCTGGAGAAATGAATCAGTTAAAAGTTAAGCCAAAGCAATCCCTGAACAATTAGAAATCATCTCAGGGGATAAATGTAGATGGGATTGTCCAAGAAGGATGGAAAGAAGAAGCAAAGTATCCACCTTCAAAAAGAAGGACTGGAGCGCTGTTTTGAAATGaggcatgatttttttttttattgaatcATAGAAAgatttggtttggaaaggacctttaaaaTCACCTAGTTCTAGACCTCTGCTGTGgatggcattttaaaaaaaattgaaaaaatggGCTGCATGTCCTGGAGAATAAAACCAGCAAACAGTAGCCTGTTATTTATACATGAAAATCAAAGAGAAACTGAGtgagttggattttttttccccctcatagACTGGATTGCCAGTGAGGACTCAACAACATTCGACATAAAAAAGGTATAAGGACAACAATAAAGTCTTTCTAATTTCTActtggagaaggagaagaagtcATTGGTTTCatctgggaaaaaatccccGAAAACCATTAAATTAGATATCAGAAAAAACAAAGCTTTCTTTCTTTAAGCTTCATTAAACTCTGGAACACACAATATAAGGAGGTGATAAAGTCTTCTTCGTTGCAAGTCTAAAGGTTAGATTAATAAATGTTAATGTAGGTGCTGGGTACATCTTGTCAGTGCTGGGAGGCAGATTCTGTTCACATTTCTGAGGTCTCTTACTATTGTACCATCATACCTAACTCTGCCTTGACATGCTTAAGATTTTTAAGCATGAAAAACAATCTGTCTTCAGTGTTTTCTTAACCAAAGCATGCCCATTCAGCATTTAGCTGTTGCTTCTGCCACAATCAGTCAGCTTCTTTGGACAGGAGTTTGATCTGCATTTATCACTCCTCAAAATAGCCACTGATACCCCAGTCTGAGGCCATGAGGCTCTGCTGCAAGGAGAACTGCTGGCTGCTGCCGGCATTTGAAAACTTTCTAGGAAGGGAGATCAGGGTGACTCTGCACTTTTTACGGAACCAAGGCATAAAGAAGATTATTTGCTGCAATAGGTGACAGCAGTCAGTGTGGTGATAACCTTGGTTCCTACATTCtatttcaaacaaacaaacaaacaaacaaacaaaaaagcaaaagtcTTAGAAGGGCCATGGCACAGATTACTCTGCATTTCTGCACTGAGAAATCCAAGTATTGTACTCACTTTTCATTAACAGCCACACATGTAACTTGTAATGTATACAAAGGATGAGGAGGCAGCTTTCTTTGAAATCATAGTGGTGAGTaagaaacatatttttgcaTTATAATTCTTTGCTGTGATCCAATGGAAATAAACTTTACATTATTTTATCTGGGGGGaaacaccctttttttttttttttttttcccaggggaTAGGCAATTCATGTCCTAGAAAAACTTGTCTAGTTTTACCTAATATATGCCCCATAATAGCAGGGGCCATGATCATTAGGAGCATATTGAAGTgcagaatcactgaatcatCAAATGGCTTGGGTTGAACGGGACATGAAATACCATTTAATTCCAGCTCtatgccatggacagggacaccttctactagatcaggttgctggCTCTTTGGACTCTCCTGTCCAGGTTTATTGATTCGAAAATACACCCCATTTACTGAGTTTAGGTTCACATCATCATTTTTTCTACAGAGGAATAACTTTGCATCTCAAAATATTGCAGTGTAGGATGCATTTGTTCTTCTGCTAAATCACTAATATTAGTATCATTAATATTGGTGTCCCCACTTacatttaaaaactgaaacacagaGATCAAGAAAATTAATCACAGTCACCAAGGACTCTCAGCATCgctgggagggaagaaggaatagaaaaaattattaaaccaCTTTTTTATGAAGAATCACTAAATCCTTAGGGATTTTGATGTAGAAGGCAGAGAAAATTTGAAGCTTGGTCATACTTTAGGTAGCAGTAGGAAATGTGTACCTTAATCTAGATCCCATTCCTAAAGGTAAATCTCAGCACAATGCATCCAGCTAAGTGGACCCTAACCACAACACTGAGTAAAGTAATTCCCAGCTTGAttaaggagaaggaaaagataGAGAATATGTTTTCAAACTAATCTAAAATGtaactaggaaaaaaatggttttaattttaCATCTCTCTAGGTACTTGTGAAGTGATTGTAATTGATTTGTTCACATAGTTGGGTTGTTGaccatttcttctttcctttgttttgccttggctgttgtgctgctttagtggtaaCTGGGAGGGTGTGATGAGGCAGCTGAGGAACTAAGCCACTCTCACCATAGTTACTGGTTTACCTTTCCTCCAGAATCTCCGACTAGAGGTGAAGTCAGACCTCATCCTGCCCGTAAAATGCCTGGGATGGTTCAGACTTTAGGGATAGAGGGTCTAACTGCGGCAGTGATGGACTGTTGAGTAGCACAGTCCAAAGCAAGGAGTGTCCTTGAGCAATAGGAGTTTTCTGTGGTATCACAGTATTTACATCTTCTGGATGTCACAGAGCTTACAGCAACTGCAGCAAAATATGAAGTTCAATCAAGATCTCCTGCTGAAGCTCCTGCagaaattttgttttcactAAACCTGTACTTCTTTATTTCATTTACAGTACGTGGCATTTGATgatatttaaaagcatttaaagaGAGAAATTAAATCCTTTCTAGGTCCATTCTCCTGTGAGGTCACTACATGCACAATTTCTTCTCTAACGAGATTATGTAGAAATGCTGACAGAGAGGTTGTACACTCTGCTGTGACTTTGTCTTGAAAAGTATTCAGGGTAGaattcttcttttaaataacAGATCTCTATCATAATAAATTGTCTAATTTAAAAAGCTGGTTTTATAGAAAGAATATTTAACCAAGTGCAACGAAACCTCAGCCAGCTGAGCCATCATCTTTAGTGACAGGGACCTCATGGAAATCTCCAGTGCTTCACAAGAAATTTCATTATTGCTACATTTTAGCACATCTgataaacacagaaaatgcacTTAAATCCACAACAAATATCAACAGCAAAGTCAGTTATATATAATAGATAATTtgatttccttaaaaatatttctgccagACTACAGCCACTTTGCCATAGGCCTGAACGTATCAATACTTCCTGCTCCCAAGTTTTGGTATATTCCCATTACAATATGAACCTCATTTGAAAAGTACCAGTGCATCATAGGGCACTCCTGTTAAATATACACACTATTCCTTCATGTCTACTCAGTGATTGCATTTGTTTCTGCTTGCATGAGCACTTCTGAAAGCCTTTTAAATAATTCTGAGGTATTTTGGGGGAGACTGGCAGACAGAAACTCCATGATTGTTTGAGGCTGAGGAGCAgtgaggagagaggaaaacatttGATTCTGTCTGCAGTTAGCTGTATAATTGCATTTCAGAAAAGATCAGTATCAGCCTAACACTTATCCCATGAAATTCTGCCAACTTCTCAACCACAGCCGCAGCTGTAGACACCTGTACAGGAAGAAAATTGTGTAAGGATGTAGCAGTCACAGCTGTAGTTCCTCCCTTGCCTTCCAACCTCCTAAGAAACACCAACCTATAAATTAGATTAACACCAGTCTGTTGGAAATACAGATTACAAGTGGTGGTTCATGCTCTTTTAGTCTTCTTTCTGATATGTTCCTTCTTCAAGTAATTCATTCCACAGGCCTTGACAGCCCCCTCATTCTACCCTTTCCAATCCAAATCAAAATAAATGTCCCAGACTACACACAGAAGCCCAAACATAAGAAAGCAACTATGGGAACTGAGCTAAATCACATGGAGATAATTTACTTACACATCACATCTCTCTGGCACATCCTTGATCTTTCATCaatttctgtctctcattttgGAGGCTCTCAAGGCAAACACTGTTATCCCTGTTTACACAGAGACCACCACAGTGGGACCTTGATCTTGATTTAAATTAGGAATAATTAATGCTAACAAGAAATTGGCATCTCTGATTTTGAATCTTATCCAGTTTTGGATCTTTCTTATTCAAAAGACATTTCCAGAGCTTCTCCATAAGCATCCCTGGGTAGGAGCCCAGGATAAGCCCTGGAGATAAGCCAAAGACCTGCTAGTCCAGACACAAACATGTTTCTAACTAAACTGCAATGATGCTTCTTTGTATTCAAGGTTGCTACAGTTAATTTTAAGGTAGAATTTTATGAGTTTTCATGCCTAGATTCTTCTTTTTCGAAGGAACAGAAATATTAAATAGCACCCTCCTGGACTGAAATAGAGCTGAACATGGGGAATGTTTCAGTGGATGTGATTAATAATCGGGCTGCACACCTCATTAAGGGAAATTTACGTTTGAGAGCAAATGCATATGTCTTGCAAATTGTACATAAAGTTGGAATCCTGCTTAGTTTTCTGCTGTGCTTAGCAAtgaattaaaatgcttttcctgtttttcatttAAGCCTTTTAATGAACATTGTAGGCAAGAACTGCACATATGGAAACTGTTATTTATTGATGAGAGTTTAAGTGACATATAGAAGACAAGATAATGAATTTAGATCAAGTCTTAAATGGATTTATTATACACTTATTTAGGCTAAAAGCATTGGATGAATTTATGACACTAATCAGAAGATTTTATCACCTGGATTTGATAATACAGTAACATCCAAGAGAATAAGGTACTAGTGAGActcaagaaaggaaaatgtttcaaTCAAGTGTAGATTCTGGCATccagcaaaaataatttgtacTTGAATCATTATAGGAACAATGTTTGgtcattttctgctttctggcAAAGACAGAGCAATAATAGattcttcaaaggaaaaattattaaatagcTGGAGAAGTAAATAGACGTAAAAGAATAAATGTCCAAAAAATGACCAGTGTCTTTGTAAGTTCGAGCAAATGAAGAGAGTGAAGCACTGTTTGAAGGGAGTGGGACAAATTCCTGGAGTTTTATC is a window encoding:
- the PTCHD4 gene encoding patched domain-containing protein 4 isoform X3, yielding MEMCVIWAFLVKQLNPVPCICSGQGGRVGNWKLPEQEKKGAEKSLSIGRPCNASKDGRSSFIGHQLGGVMEVPNSKDQRVKSARAIQITYYLQTYGSVTQDLIGEKWESEFCKLMHKMQLDHQDLQLYSLASFSLWKDFHQTSLLARGKILVSLMLILLTATLSSSMKDCLRSKPFLGLLGVLTICISSVTAAGIFFITDGKYNSTLLGIPFFAMGHGTKGVFELLSGWRRTRENLPFKDRVADAYSDVMVSYTMTSSLYFIAFGMGASPFTNIEAVKVFCQNMCVSILLNYFYIFSFFGSCLVFAGQLEQNRYHSIFCCKIPSAEYLDRKPVWFQTMMNDGHQHSSHHETNPYQHHFIQHFLREHYNEWITNIYVKPFVVILYLIYASFSFMGCLQINDGANIINLLASESPSVSYALIQQKYFSNYSPVIGFYIYEPLEYWNGTVQEDLKTLSQGFNTVSWIEQYYQYLRVGNISATNKSDFISILQSSFLKKPEFQHFKNDIIFSKAGDENNIIASRLYLVARTSENTQREAVELLEKLRPLSLIQSIKFIVFNPTFVFMDHYGLSVTMPVLISGFGILLVLILTFFLVIHPLGNFWLILSVTSIELGVLGLMTLWNVDMDCISILCLIYTLNFAIDHCAPLLYTFVLATEHTRTQCIKNSLQEHGTAILQNVSSFLIGLVPLLFVPSNLTFTLFKCLLLAGSCTLLHCFVILPVFLTFFPPSKKHHKKKKRAKRKEREEIECIEIQENPDHVTAV
- the PTCHD4 gene encoding patched domain-containing protein 4 isoform X4, producing the protein MRLQEQDGRSSFIGHQLGGVMEVPNSKDQRVKSARAIQITYYLQTYGSVTQDLIGEKWESEFCKLMHKMQLDHQDLQLYSLASFSLWKDFHQTSLLARGKILVSLMLILLTATLSSSMKDCLRSKPFLGLLGVLTICISSVTAAGIFFITDGKYNSTLLGIPFFAMGHGTKGVFELLSGWRRTRENLPFKDRVADAYSDVMVSYTMTSSLYFIAFGMGASPFTNIEAVKVFCQNMCVSILLNYFYIFSFFGSCLVFAGQLEQNRYHSIFCCKIPSAEYLDRKPVWFQTMMNDGHQHSSHHETNPYQHHFIQHFLREHYNEWITNIYVKPFVVILYLIYASFSFMGCLQINDGANIINLLASESPSVSYALIQQKYFSNYSPVIGFYIYEPLEYWNGTVQEDLKTLSQGFNTVSWIEQYYQYLRVGNISATNKSDFISILQSSFLKKPEFQHFKNDIIFSKAGDENNIIASRLYLVARTSENTQREAVELLEKLRPLSLIQSIKFIVFNPTFVFMDHYGLSVTMPVLISGFGILLVLILTFFLVIHPLGNFWLILSVTSIELGVLGLMTLWNVDMDCISILCLIYTLNFAIDHCAPLLYTFVLATEHTRTQCIKNSLQEHGTAILQNVSSFLIGLVPLLFVPSNLTFTLFKCLLLAGSCTLLHCFVILPVFLTFFPPSKKHHKKKKRAKRKEREEIECIEIQENPDHVTAV
- the PTCHD4 gene encoding patched domain-containing protein 4 isoform X2; this translates as MCFLRRPGASAGWIWWRMLRQVIHRGLQSFFYKLGLFVSRHPVFFLTVPAVLTIIFGFSLLNRFQPDTDLESLVAPSHSLAKIERSLASSLFSLDQSKSQLYSDLHTPGRYGRVILLSKPGGNILHQADVILQIHRAVLEMKDGRSSFIGHQLGGVMEVPNSKDQRVKSARAIQITYYLQTYGSVTQDLIGEKWESEFCKLMHKMQLDHQDLQLYSLASFSLWKDFHQTSLLARGKILVSLMLILLTATLSSSMKDCLRSKPFLGLLGVLTICISSVTAAGIFFITDGKYNSTLLGIPFFAMGHGTKGVFELLSGWRRTRENLPFKDRVADAYSDVMVSYTMTSSLYFIAFGMGASPFTNIEAVKVFCQNMCVSILLNYFYIFSFFGSCLVFAGQLEQNRYHSIFCCKIPSAEYLDRKPVWFQTMMNDGHQHSSHHETNPYQHHFIQHFLREHYNEWITNIYVKPFVVILYLIYASFSFMGCLQINDGANIINLLASESPSVSYALIQQKYFSNYSPVIGFYIYEPLEYWNGTVQEDLKTLSQGFNTVSWIEQYYQYLRVGNISATNKSDFISILQSSFLKKPEFQHFKNDIIFSKAGDENNIIASRLYLVARTSENTQREAVELLEKLRPLSLIQSIKFIVFNPTFVFMDHYGLSVTMPVLISGFGILLVLILTFFLVIHPLGNFWLILSVTSIELGVLGLMTLWNVDMDCISILCLIYTLNFAIDHCAPLLYTFVLATEHTRTQCIKNSLQEHGTAILQNVSSFLIGLVPLLFVPSNLTFTLFKCLLLAGSCTLLHCFVILPVFLTFFPPSKKHHKKKKRAKRKEREEIECIEIQENPDHVTAV
- the PTCHD4 gene encoding patched domain-containing protein 4 isoform X1, which produces MCFLRRPGASAGWIWWRMLRQVIHRGLQSFFYKLGLFVSRHPVFFLTVPAVLTIIFGFSLLNRFQPDTDLESLVAPSHSLAKIERSLASSLFSLDQSKSQLYSDLHTPGRYGRVILLSKPGGNILHQADVILQIHRAVLEMKVNYKGYNYTFSHLCVLRNQDKKCVLDDIISVLEDLRQAALSNKTTARVQVSYPNTKLKDGRSSFIGHQLGGVMEVPNSKDQRVKSARAIQITYYLQTYGSVTQDLIGEKWESEFCKLMHKMQLDHQDLQLYSLASFSLWKDFHQTSLLARGKILVSLMLILLTATLSSSMKDCLRSKPFLGLLGVLTICISSVTAAGIFFITDGKYNSTLLGIPFFAMGHGTKGVFELLSGWRRTRENLPFKDRVADAYSDVMVSYTMTSSLYFIAFGMGASPFTNIEAVKVFCQNMCVSILLNYFYIFSFFGSCLVFAGQLEQNRYHSIFCCKIPSAEYLDRKPVWFQTMMNDGHQHSSHHETNPYQHHFIQHFLREHYNEWITNIYVKPFVVILYLIYASFSFMGCLQINDGANIINLLASESPSVSYALIQQKYFSNYSPVIGFYIYEPLEYWNGTVQEDLKTLSQGFNTVSWIEQYYQYLRVGNISATNKSDFISILQSSFLKKPEFQHFKNDIIFSKAGDENNIIASRLYLVARTSENTQREAVELLEKLRPLSLIQSIKFIVFNPTFVFMDHYGLSVTMPVLISGFGILLVLILTFFLVIHPLGNFWLILSVTSIELGVLGLMTLWNVDMDCISILCLIYTLNFAIDHCAPLLYTFVLATEHTRTQCIKNSLQEHGTAILQNVSSFLIGLVPLLFVPSNLTFTLFKCLLLAGSCTLLHCFVILPVFLTFFPPSKKHHKKKKRAKRKEREEIECIEIQENPDHVTAV